Proteins from a single region of Bdellovibrio svalbardensis:
- a CDS encoding c-type cytochrome has product MKKHLFKISGLVGAGILILCFQNCSDMVVQDEVIYQSSLAEYQKDLDQKNLPSILSSSGLAYWSKPGAPSYVDIVTSPNLFLADKWSVVIAADRSAPNGTLFGFNSGMNSEEGRISIVGGKLRAYHFSDASNYSYVETNLPTTGTKMVIAAAFGAEPTQITLLVNGVIQTAAIAKTGVPGTFSLLAKSVGTVSNSVIESFVHGAPDTGVTLNAGQLNVMSRYIATENSIPNVIYDPTLMGSGDGSNTTVTDPLLVAAKAVIDAKCISCHNSTGSGGNLTGLTSAKAVAGGWVVAGRPDQSKLYFRLKGSLSGPSDKRDMPAGGGSISAAEVKAVADWISAIK; this is encoded by the coding sequence ATGAAAAAGCACTTATTTAAAATCAGCGGGCTGGTTGGCGCCGGAATTTTGATTTTGTGTTTCCAGAATTGCAGCGACATGGTCGTTCAAGATGAAGTCATCTATCAATCAAGCCTGGCTGAATATCAAAAAGATCTTGATCAAAAAAATCTTCCCAGCATTCTTTCTTCGAGTGGTTTGGCATATTGGTCGAAGCCTGGTGCACCTTCCTACGTGGATATTGTCACCAGCCCGAATCTTTTTTTGGCAGATAAATGGAGCGTGGTCATCGCAGCTGATCGCAGTGCCCCGAATGGAACATTGTTTGGTTTCAATTCAGGTATGAACTCTGAGGAAGGTCGAATTTCCATTGTCGGAGGAAAACTGCGCGCCTACCATTTTTCCGATGCCAGTAACTACTCCTACGTGGAAACGAATCTTCCCACGACAGGTACTAAGATGGTCATTGCTGCTGCATTTGGCGCAGAGCCAACGCAAATCACTTTGTTAGTAAATGGTGTTATTCAAACAGCAGCAATTGCAAAAACGGGAGTGCCTGGCACGTTCTCTTTGCTGGCTAAAAGTGTGGGAACCGTTTCAAACTCTGTCATCGAGTCTTTTGTCCATGGTGCGCCGGATACAGGTGTCACTCTGAATGCTGGTCAGCTCAATGTAATGTCCCGCTATATTGCGACGGAGAATTCGATTCCCAATGTTATTTATGACCCGACATTGATGGGTAGTGGAGATGGCAGCAACACCACGGTGACAGATCCCCTGCTAGTGGCTGCGAAAGCGGTCATCGATGCAAAATGTATCAGTTGTCATAATTCAACTGGGAGTGGCGGCAATTTGACTGGTTTGACTTCGGCGAAGGCTGTTGCCGGCGGTTGGGTTGTGGCTGGCAGACCAGATCAATCCAAGCTTTACTTCCGTTTGAAAGGCTCTTTGTCTGGACCTTCCGACAAAAGAGACATGCCGGCCGGTGGTGGTTCGATCTCTGCTGCTGAAGTGAAAGCAGTTGCAGACTGGATTTCTGCTATTAAATAA
- a CDS encoding YceI family protein yields MKLLVTSLILALGVSSSAFAQQVTVDITLNPMGDFKAKTSDVKGEAVVKGDEVSAQNIVVNMKTLKTGVELRDKHTQKHLETAKFPEAVLISATGKGGKGKGKIKIRGIEKDVEGTYKVEGKVLKADFKLNIADFDMKDINYMGVGVEDEVVLHVAIPVKP; encoded by the coding sequence ATGAAACTATTAGTGACATCATTGATTTTGGCATTAGGTGTGAGCAGCTCTGCATTTGCACAGCAAGTGACTGTTGATATCACCTTGAATCCAATGGGCGATTTCAAAGCAAAGACTTCCGATGTAAAAGGGGAAGCTGTTGTGAAGGGCGACGAAGTGTCAGCCCAGAACATCGTTGTAAACATGAAGACTTTGAAAACAGGTGTTGAGCTGCGCGATAAGCACACGCAAAAGCATCTTGAAACTGCAAAGTTCCCAGAGGCTGTCTTGATCTCGGCAACGGGTAAAGGTGGCAAAGGGAAAGGTAAAATTAAAATCAGAGGTATCGAAAAAGATGTCGAAGGAACTTACAAAGTTGAAGGCAAAGTGTTGAAAGCTGATTTCAAGCTGAACATTGCTGACTTCGATATGAAAGATATCAACTATATGGGTGTTGGCGTTGAAGACGAAGTTGTTCTTCATGTCGCGATCCCAGTAAAGCCGTAG
- a CDS encoding PilZ domain-containing protein, whose product METKSLGLERPLVVQLAAAVLIATPVMDILSGHRSGSYLFDALSWLLIFGAGASLMVRHKSSWLLGIVLCVLFVIYNLFTIIQSMQPGGNPVAQTARLLDCLLVAFIIGSVFYFFRYPYLDRRQHWFAPTGSRFAAQTPVVLNGAFQTNSLDLSYTGARIALPQGNAGVGGFKKGDRVSLLLSEINDLLFQAKVLEVQESYIRVHFEGASAQEQELIRQWLSSQNLPKA is encoded by the coding sequence ATGGAAACAAAATCACTCGGTCTTGAGCGCCCCTTGGTAGTGCAGTTGGCGGCCGCAGTCTTGATAGCAACTCCCGTTATGGATATTCTGAGCGGCCATCGTTCAGGATCCTATTTATTTGATGCTCTAAGTTGGCTTCTTATCTTCGGAGCCGGGGCAAGTTTAATGGTGCGCCATAAGTCTTCGTGGCTCTTGGGTATTGTTCTTTGCGTTCTGTTTGTTATCTATAATCTCTTTACAATTATTCAATCAATGCAGCCAGGTGGAAATCCCGTCGCTCAAACAGCGCGGTTGTTAGATTGTCTGTTGGTGGCTTTCATTATTGGATCGGTATTCTATTTCTTCCGCTATCCATATTTGGATCGCCGTCAACATTGGTTTGCGCCTACGGGAAGCCGTTTTGCCGCTCAAACACCCGTGGTCCTCAACGGGGCTTTTCAGACAAATTCTTTGGATCTGTCATACACAGGAGCTCGTATTGCTCTGCCCCAAGGTAACGCGGGTGTGGGGGGATTCAAAAAAGGGGACCGTGTGTCATTACTACTGAGTGAGATTAATGACCTTCTTTTTCAGGCCAAAGTCCTTGAGGTGCAAGAGAGTTATATCCGGGTGCATTTCGAGGGGGCTTCTGCGCAAGAACAAGAATTGATTCGTCAATGGTTGTCGAGCCAGAATTTGCCAAAGGCATAG
- the folE gene encoding GTP cyclohydrolase I FolE: MAKKSSKKKVSPKVEEAHVLPLSVKKILANVRPTPMIENGLSNEDKIEKITEKFTEILEVLGLDLKDDSLIDTPKRIAKMYVNEVFGGLDPHKFPKMTVIENTMKYDQMIVIQAIECLSFCEHHFLPIDGVATVAYIPNKKVIGLSKINRIVQYFSRRPQVQERLTKQIADCLQYVLETDHVAVHINAKHYCVMMRGIEDTHSTTATSDLRGHFKTLPETREEFLHHCRLK; encoded by the coding sequence ATGGCAAAAAAATCCAGTAAGAAAAAAGTATCACCGAAGGTTGAGGAAGCTCATGTCCTTCCGTTGAGTGTTAAGAAAATTCTCGCGAATGTGCGTCCCACGCCGATGATCGAAAACGGTCTGTCGAATGAAGATAAGATCGAGAAAATCACAGAGAAATTTACTGAGATCCTGGAAGTTCTAGGACTGGATCTTAAAGACGACAGTTTGATCGATACGCCAAAGCGTATTGCCAAGATGTATGTGAATGAAGTCTTTGGTGGTTTGGATCCGCACAAGTTCCCTAAGATGACGGTTATTGAAAACACCATGAAGTACGATCAAATGATCGTGATTCAAGCAATTGAATGCTTATCCTTCTGTGAACATCACTTTTTGCCAATCGACGGTGTCGCGACGGTGGCTTATATTCCTAATAAAAAAGTGATCGGACTTTCCAAGATCAATCGCATTGTTCAATACTTCTCTCGTCGTCCGCAGGTCCAAGAACGATTGACGAAACAAATCGCAGACTGTCTTCAATATGTCCTTGAAACTGATCACGTGGCTGTGCACATCAATGCAAAACACTACTGCGTCATGATGAGAGGTATCGAAGATACCCACTCCACAACCGCAACTTCCGATCTGCGAGGCCACTTCAAAACCCTCCCAGAAACCCGCGAAGAGTTCCTCCATCACTGCCGCCTGAAATAA
- the pepN gene encoding aminopeptidase N: MKQEKIYLKDYKGPAFSVDSVHLDFNLNEDFCRVRAKSAIKQLTAGSALHLNGVDLKLIAVKINGQELQPTEYQVTAEELIIPSVPASFTLEIETQLEPQNNTSLEGLYKSSGIFCTQCEAQGFRKITYFFDRPDVMTSYSVTIEADKKKYPVLLSNGDRIKTEDLGNGRHKAYWSDPHKKPCYLFALVAGDLGVIRDTFTTTSGRKVNLEVYASHGKQDRCWHAMDSLKKAMTWDQDVYGLEYDLNDYMIVAIDDFNAGAMENKGLNIFNSRLVLADSSSATDTDFHSIESVVAHEYFHNWTGNRVTVANWFQLSLKEGLTVFRDQEFSADMTERAVQRIEDVDALRAGQFAEDAGPNAHPVRPESCMAVDNFFTMTIYEKGSELIRMMQTIVGRKGFRKGMDEYFRRHDGQAVTTEDFAAAISEPNGKDFSQFKRWYNQSGTPVVSVLEKFDAAAGEYHLTLEQSCPPTPNQPTKEPFHVPLMMGLLDKNGKELALNCEHITQNTDGKHLIELKDHKKTFVFKGIKERPVLSILREFSAPVNLHWEASEDDLYFLMEKDTDSFNRREMAQKMGLRVLSNLIAKARKGEALQVDEKYINALSAVIRDPNIDPSFKAKMLQLPSYAVLAQVEPVLDAEAFHKARVTVRKTIAKMNKAALLETYRQFHGVEPKSRDTKVFGHRQLKNQALSYLAELQDPEILEIVNKQYWDAQNMTDRMTALTILADSQSEYREKALQHFHDEWKNDSVVINKWFTAQASATSRPDVLKDVMALTQHPTFNLQNPNNVYSLLRAFSANIVRFNDPKLNVYEAYADKILEVDAKNPQVAARLCSAFNFVQKLDPVMKDKALTQIKRMVAAPNLSKNSRELLQSALTT, encoded by the coding sequence ATGAAACAAGAAAAAATTTATCTCAAAGACTATAAAGGCCCAGCTTTTTCTGTTGATTCTGTGCACCTCGACTTCAACTTGAACGAAGACTTTTGTCGAGTTCGCGCTAAAAGCGCTATTAAGCAACTGACGGCAGGCTCTGCACTACACCTGAACGGCGTCGACCTCAAACTCATTGCGGTCAAAATCAACGGCCAGGAACTTCAACCCACTGAATATCAAGTGACTGCGGAAGAGTTGATCATCCCATCCGTCCCTGCTTCTTTCACATTGGAAATTGAAACGCAGCTGGAACCGCAAAACAACACGTCTCTGGAAGGACTTTACAAATCCAGCGGTATCTTCTGCACTCAGTGTGAAGCTCAAGGATTCAGAAAAATCACTTACTTCTTCGACCGCCCCGATGTGATGACATCTTACTCTGTGACCATTGAAGCAGATAAAAAGAAGTATCCCGTGCTGCTTTCAAATGGCGATCGCATTAAAACTGAAGACTTGGGTAACGGCCGCCACAAAGCTTACTGGAGTGATCCGCATAAAAAGCCTTGTTACCTCTTTGCTCTGGTCGCTGGCGACTTGGGCGTGATTCGTGACACCTTCACCACAACTTCAGGTCGCAAGGTGAATTTGGAAGTTTATGCCTCCCATGGCAAGCAAGATCGTTGCTGGCATGCTATGGACTCTTTGAAAAAAGCCATGACTTGGGATCAAGATGTTTATGGACTTGAATACGATTTGAATGACTACATGATCGTGGCGATTGATGATTTCAATGCCGGTGCCATGGAAAACAAAGGCTTGAATATCTTTAACTCCCGCCTGGTGCTGGCCGATTCTTCTTCGGCAACGGATACAGACTTCCACTCCATTGAATCCGTCGTCGCGCACGAATACTTCCACAACTGGACTGGAAACCGTGTGACCGTGGCGAACTGGTTCCAATTGTCTTTGAAAGAAGGCTTAACCGTCTTCCGTGATCAGGAATTTTCTGCGGATATGACTGAACGCGCGGTGCAAAGAATTGAAGATGTCGATGCCCTTCGCGCAGGACAATTCGCAGAAGACGCAGGACCCAACGCTCACCCCGTTCGTCCAGAGTCATGCATGGCGGTTGATAACTTCTTCACCATGACAATCTATGAAAAAGGATCCGAGTTGATCCGCATGATGCAAACAATTGTCGGTCGCAAAGGTTTCCGCAAAGGCATGGATGAATACTTCCGTCGCCATGATGGACAAGCTGTGACCACAGAAGATTTTGCAGCAGCGATCTCTGAACCTAACGGCAAAGACTTCTCTCAATTCAAACGCTGGTACAATCAATCCGGAACACCGGTTGTTTCTGTGCTTGAAAAATTCGATGCAGCGGCGGGAGAGTATCATCTGACTTTGGAGCAAAGCTGCCCACCCACACCGAATCAACCCACCAAGGAACCGTTCCATGTTCCTTTGATGATGGGACTTCTGGACAAAAACGGCAAAGAACTCGCTCTGAACTGCGAGCACATCACCCAAAATACGGATGGCAAACATCTGATTGAACTGAAAGATCACAAAAAGACTTTTGTCTTTAAGGGAATCAAAGAAAGACCTGTGCTTTCAATCTTGAGGGAGTTTTCTGCACCGGTGAATTTGCATTGGGAAGCTTCTGAAGATGATTTGTACTTCTTGATGGAAAAAGACACGGACTCATTCAACCGTCGTGAGATGGCACAAAAGATGGGTCTTCGCGTGCTTTCAAATCTCATTGCCAAAGCTCGCAAAGGTGAAGCTTTGCAGGTCGACGAAAAATACATCAATGCACTAAGCGCGGTAATTCGCGATCCAAATATCGACCCATCATTCAAGGCGAAGATGTTGCAGCTTCCAAGCTATGCGGTTTTGGCGCAGGTCGAACCAGTTTTGGATGCAGAAGCGTTCCATAAAGCTCGAGTTACTGTGCGCAAAACAATTGCCAAGATGAACAAAGCGGCTCTTCTGGAAACTTACCGTCAATTTCATGGTGTGGAGCCAAAAAGCCGCGATACCAAAGTCTTCGGTCATCGTCAGCTAAAAAACCAAGCCTTGTCTTATCTTGCTGAGTTGCAGGATCCAGAGATTCTGGAAATCGTAAATAAGCAGTATTGGGATGCGCAAAACATGACCGACCGTATGACGGCCCTGACGATTTTGGCTGACTCACAATCAGAGTATCGCGAAAAAGCTTTGCAACATTTCCACGACGAATGGAAAAACGACTCTGTTGTGATCAACAAGTGGTTCACAGCTCAGGCGTCGGCAACATCTCGTCCTGATGTATTGAAAGATGTGATGGCGCTCACCCAGCACCCGACTTTCAATTTGCAAAATCCAAACAACGTGTATTCATTGCTTAGGGCCTTTAGCGCAAACATCGTGCGCTTCAATGATCCGAAGTTGAATGTCTATGAAGCTTATGCGGATAAGATCTTGGAAGTCGACGCAAAGAATCCGCAAGTGGCGGCTCGTCTGTGCTCTGCTTTCAACTTCGTTCAAAAATTGGATCCCGTGATGAAAGACAAAGCTTTGACACAAATCAAGCGTATGGTGGCCGCGCCAAATCTCTCCAAAAATTCTCGAGAGCTTTTGCAATCTGCCCTGACAACGTAA
- a CDS encoding VOC family protein → MSLVFTSITINTMHLQDMLDFYQIIGFQFKAVKVDKGSEVYRAVHSGVEFSLYSIKNVQKSQIPSLQLGFRITDLEKCVGQLNQVNGAMCILDPTEMPDGKKAIILDPDGHSIELVEN, encoded by the coding sequence ATGAGCTTGGTTTTCACTTCTATCACAATAAATACTATGCATCTACAGGACATGCTCGATTTTTATCAAATTATCGGCTTCCAATTTAAGGCCGTTAAAGTTGATAAGGGTAGTGAAGTTTACCGAGCAGTGCATAGCGGTGTCGAGTTCTCATTATACTCGATAAAAAACGTCCAAAAATCACAAATCCCAAGCCTGCAATTGGGTTTTCGGATTACAGATTTAGAAAAATGTGTTGGCCAACTGAATCAAGTCAATGGCGCCATGTGTATTTTGGATCCTACAGAAATGCCAGACGGGAAAAAGGCCATCATTCTTGATCCGGACGGTCACTCGATTGAGCTTGTTGAAAACTAA
- the ahpF gene encoding alkyl hydroperoxide reductase subunit F has protein sequence MLDPQMKEQLTSVFAALDKPVELVYENSAHDDQNDLLEMLQDVASTSPLIVLRKNDGNNSAMPQFHISYEGKHTGIVFKGIPGGHEFTSLILAILNTNRKGKLLDSLIVDRVKRLNKNITIQTFISLTCENCPEVVQAINQLALVHGSLRHEIIDGGYVQDEVQKLGIQGVPSLVANSKMFHSGRIQLLDLLAKLEATFGVDETAAPSEPINKNLGHFDVLVIGGGPAGSAAAIYSVRKGQSTALITEKIGGQVNETKGIENLISVTYTEGPQLAAQLNQHIASYPVRVFENRRVKKVHTENKVKAIELESGEHLTADSIIVTTGAKWRELGVEGEKEYMGRGVAYCPHCDGPFYKGKKVAVVGGGNSGVEAAIDLAGIVREVVVFEYNDALKADQILVDKLKSLPNVSIVTSARTEKIIGDGQKVQQIQYVDRSLDKTEKMDLDGIFVQIGLVPNSQFLKDTVNMSKFGEIIVDEKCRTSIPGIYAAGDVTTTPYKQIVIAMGEGAKAALAAFEDRMYQH, from the coding sequence ATGTTAGATCCACAAATGAAAGAACAACTAACTTCTGTATTTGCGGCACTTGATAAACCGGTAGAGCTTGTCTATGAAAACAGCGCCCATGACGACCAAAACGATCTTCTTGAAATGCTTCAAGATGTTGCAAGCACTTCCCCTCTGATTGTCTTGCGCAAGAATGATGGCAACAACTCTGCCATGCCTCAATTCCATATCTCTTATGAGGGAAAACATACAGGAATTGTCTTCAAGGGCATTCCCGGCGGACACGAATTTACTTCTTTGATTTTGGCAATTCTAAATACCAACCGCAAAGGAAAGCTTTTAGACAGCCTGATCGTGGACCGTGTGAAACGTTTGAATAAAAATATCACTATTCAGACATTTATTTCTTTAACTTGTGAAAACTGCCCTGAAGTTGTTCAGGCGATCAATCAATTGGCCCTTGTCCACGGCAGCCTTCGTCATGAAATCATCGACGGTGGTTACGTTCAGGATGAAGTGCAAAAATTGGGAATCCAAGGAGTTCCAAGCTTAGTTGCGAACTCCAAAATGTTCCACTCTGGCCGTATTCAACTTTTAGATCTTTTGGCCAAATTAGAAGCGACTTTTGGTGTGGATGAAACTGCAGCGCCTTCAGAGCCTATCAATAAAAATTTGGGTCACTTCGATGTCTTGGTCATTGGCGGCGGACCTGCAGGTTCAGCGGCAGCTATTTATAGCGTTCGCAAAGGCCAAAGCACTGCTTTGATCACTGAAAAAATCGGCGGTCAGGTGAATGAAACCAAAGGTATTGAAAACTTGATTTCTGTAACTTACACCGAGGGTCCTCAGTTGGCGGCCCAGTTGAATCAACACATCGCGAGCTACCCGGTCCGCGTTTTTGAAAATCGCCGGGTTAAAAAAGTTCACACTGAAAATAAAGTTAAAGCCATCGAACTGGAAAGTGGCGAACACCTCACGGCAGATTCCATCATCGTTACGACTGGCGCAAAATGGCGCGAACTGGGTGTCGAAGGTGAAAAAGAATATATGGGCCGTGGTGTGGCCTACTGCCCTCACTGCGATGGTCCGTTCTATAAAGGCAAAAAAGTGGCTGTGGTCGGCGGAGGAAACTCTGGCGTTGAAGCCGCTATTGACTTGGCGGGCATCGTTCGCGAAGTCGTGGTCTTTGAATACAACGACGCTTTGAAAGCCGATCAAATCCTGGTTGATAAACTCAAGTCTCTGCCCAACGTTTCAATCGTGACCAGTGCGCGCACTGAAAAGATCATTGGCGATGGCCAGAAGGTTCAGCAGATACAATACGTAGATCGTTCTTTGGATAAAACCGAGAAGATGGATCTGGATGGTATCTTTGTACAAATTGGCTTGGTGCCGAACAGTCAGTTTTTAAAAGACACTGTGAACATGAGCAAATTTGGCGAGATCATCGTCGATGAGAAATGCCGCACTTCGATTCCGGGTATTTACGCTGCGGGGGATGTCACGACGACTCCATATAAGCAGATCGTGATCGCAATGGGTGAAGGTGCCAAGGCGGCCCTTGCAGCCTTCGAAGACCGCATGTATCAACACTAA
- the ahpC gene encoding alkyl hydroperoxide reductase subunit C yields MTTLINTKVPDFKVEAYHHGEFKTVTQADLKGKWSIFFFYPADFTFVCPTELGDMADKYADFQKIGCEVYGVSTDTHFTHKAWHDTSETIKKIKYPMLADPTGFLTRAFGVHIEEAGLAYRGTFLVNPAGEIKLAEIQDNGIGRNADELFRKTQAAQYIAANPGEVCPAKWTPGKATLKPGLDLVGKI; encoded by the coding sequence ATGACAACTCTTATCAATACAAAAGTGCCTGACTTTAAAGTTGAAGCTTACCACCACGGTGAATTCAAAACTGTGACTCAAGCAGACCTTAAAGGTAAATGGTCTATCTTCTTCTTCTACCCTGCTGACTTTACTTTTGTATGCCCAACTGAACTTGGTGACATGGCTGACAAATATGCTGATTTCCAAAAAATCGGTTGTGAAGTTTATGGCGTGAGCACTGACACTCACTTCACTCACAAAGCTTGGCATGACACTTCTGAAACAATCAAAAAAATCAAGTACCCAATGTTGGCAGACCCAACTGGTTTCTTGACTCGCGCTTTTGGTGTTCACATTGAAGAAGCAGGTCTTGCATACCGCGGTACTTTCCTTGTGAACCCAGCGGGCGAAATCAAGTTGGCTGAAATCCAAGACAACGGTATCGGCCGTAATGCTGATGAGCTGTTCCGTAAAACTCAAGCTGCTCAATACATCGCTGCAAATCCTGGCGAAGTGTGCCCAGCTAAATGGACTCCAGGCAAAGCGACTTTGAAACCTGGTTTGGACCTTGTTGGTAAAATCTAG
- a CDS encoding hydrogen peroxide-inducible genes activator, which translates to MTPKVNFSLTQLEYVMAVHKYGHFAKAAEACYVTQPTLSMQIQKLEEDLGAVIFDRSKKPILLTPVGKKLVAQMQSVLFEAKKIENIIQQEKKGAKQGSLVIGVIPTIAPYLLPRLLPVCEEMFPAVDLTIREMQTHQILEALDNDEIDVGLLATPTQMPKIFELPLYYEPFYVLTHKGHEYSQMKKIKYHSLGRDDIWLLQEGHCLRNQVLDLCAIKNGKGKDRRYKFESGSLETLKNLVNLYGGYTLVPYLASEQIGEHSQIVPFERPIPAREIGLVYRREHYKSELIESLGDAVLKCIPEELRKIRSKDLDVLPIS; encoded by the coding sequence ATGACTCCTAAAGTGAACTTTTCTTTGACTCAGCTCGAATACGTGATGGCTGTCCATAAATATGGTCATTTTGCCAAGGCCGCTGAGGCTTGTTACGTGACGCAGCCAACCTTAAGTATGCAGATTCAAAAGCTGGAAGAAGATCTAGGGGCGGTGATTTTTGATCGGTCTAAGAAACCGATTCTTCTGACGCCTGTGGGGAAGAAGCTTGTCGCACAAATGCAGTCCGTGCTTTTTGAGGCCAAAAAAATTGAGAATATCATTCAGCAGGAAAAGAAGGGGGCGAAACAGGGAAGCTTGGTGATTGGTGTTATTCCGACGATAGCGCCTTATCTTTTGCCGCGCCTTTTGCCAGTTTGTGAAGAGATGTTTCCGGCTGTGGATCTCACCATTCGCGAAATGCAAACTCATCAAATATTGGAAGCACTGGATAATGATGAGATCGACGTCGGTCTGTTGGCAACTCCTACTCAAATGCCCAAGATATTTGAACTGCCTTTGTATTATGAACCTTTTTATGTCCTGACTCACAAAGGTCACGAATACAGTCAGATGAAGAAAATTAAATATCACAGCCTTGGGCGAGATGATATTTGGCTTTTGCAAGAAGGACATTGTCTGCGCAATCAGGTTCTGGATCTTTGCGCCATTAAAAATGGAAAAGGAAAAGATCGTCGCTATAAGTTTGAAAGCGGCAGTTTGGAAACACTTAAGAACTTGGTCAATCTTTATGGCGGTTACACGCTGGTTCCGTATTTAGCCAGCGAGCAAATTGGTGAGCACAGTCAGATTGTTCCATTTGAGCGCCCCATACCCGCGCGCGAAATTGGGCTGGTCTATCGGCGTGAGCATTATAAGAGCGAGTTGATTGAATCTTTAGGGGACGCGGTGTTGAAGTGTATTCCTGAGGAACTTAGAAAGATTCGTTCCAAAGATTTGGATGTTCTGCCGATTAGCTAG
- a CDS encoding group III truncated hemoglobin — protein MMTRKPLESREDVQLMVDSFYDKVRKDGLIGPIFNDVAKVNWPEHLPKLYNFWSDLLLGEDTYRGRPFPPHMHLNLKPAHFEQWLRLFVETVDDHFIGLKAEEAKARAVRIARNFMINLNLLDNN, from the coding sequence ATGATGACTAGAAAACCTTTGGAATCAAGAGAAGACGTGCAGCTCATGGTCGATAGCTTTTACGACAAAGTTCGTAAAGACGGTCTGATCGGTCCGATCTTTAATGATGTTGCCAAAGTTAATTGGCCGGAGCATTTGCCGAAGCTCTATAACTTTTGGTCAGATCTTTTGTTGGGCGAAGATACCTATCGCGGGCGCCCATTTCCACCGCATATGCATTTGAATTTAAAGCCGGCTCATTTTGAGCAATGGTTGAGACTTTTTGTTGAGACTGTCGATGATCACTTCATCGGTTTGAAGGCTGAAGAAGCAAAGGCACGGGCGGTGCGAATAGCTAGAAACTTCATGATCAATTTGAATCTCTTGGACAACAACTAA
- a CDS encoding alpha/beta hydrolase family protein, with the protein MKLTVTFSSQGRMLEAALFLPPQSTSELSPALLFEGTMTGATAMVTEHIAHDLSEEGFVCMVLDHAFYGDDESSAQSWESPYKRVEDIKAGLKILSEQATTDRESIVGVGVSVGAEYLARAIHESSVCKGFVMVQGPFDDAQNHVGNLDIPTLIVNENNLDAAVDEISIWVKTLLNRPGNMKPLNKSAPFDWSNYDK; encoded by the coding sequence ATGAAGCTCACTGTGACATTCTCCTCTCAAGGCCGCATGTTGGAAGCCGCTCTTTTCTTACCACCGCAAAGCACTTCGGAGCTGTCTCCTGCGCTTTTGTTCGAAGGAACAATGACGGGGGCCACGGCTATGGTCACGGAGCATATTGCTCATGATCTCAGTGAAGAAGGTTTTGTCTGCATGGTCTTGGATCATGCTTTTTATGGGGATGATGAATCTTCTGCGCAATCTTGGGAGTCCCCATATAAGCGGGTGGAAGATATTAAGGCGGGGTTGAAGATTCTAAGCGAGCAAGCTACGACCGATCGTGAAAGTATTGTCGGTGTTGGAGTCAGTGTGGGAGCAGAGTATCTCGCTCGCGCTATTCACGAGTCGTCTGTTTGCAAAGGCTTTGTGATGGTGCAGGGGCCGTTTGACGATGCACAAAATCATGTTGGCAATTTGGATATTCCCACTTTGATTGTTAATGAAAACAATCTTGATGCAGCCGTGGATGAAATTTCGATATGGGTCAAAACTTTGTTGAATCGACCTGGCAATATGAAGCCACTTAACAAGTCGGCTCCATTTGATTGGAGTAACTATGATAAATAA
- the rnk gene encoding nucleoside diphosphate kinase regulator — protein sequence MESQSRIFVTDLDYQRLSSLAAQTESDTGLALEEELSRANVIAQKDIPANVVTMNSRVRFVDEVTGQEQEMTLVYPKDANLEKGQISILAPIGVALLGLSVGQSIDWKLPNGAVKKLKVKEVLFQPESQGNFDL from the coding sequence ATGGAGTCGCAATCGCGAATTTTTGTTACTGATCTTGATTATCAACGTTTGTCATCTTTGGCTGCGCAGACCGAAAGTGACACAGGACTTGCCCTTGAGGAAGAACTCAGTCGCGCCAATGTCATCGCACAAAAAGATATTCCGGCCAACGTTGTGACGATGAACTCACGAGTGCGCTTTGTCGATGAAGTCACAGGTCAAGAGCAAGAGATGACTTTGGTTTATCCCAAAGATGCGAACCTTGAAAAAGGACAGATTTCAATTCTTGCTCCGATCGGCGTGGCTCTCTTGGGACTCTCCGTGGGGCAATCCATTGATTGGAAACTTCCAAATGGAGCTGTGAAAAAGCTCAAAGTAAAAGAAGTATTGTTTCAACCTGAGTCACAAGGAAACTTCGACCTCTAA